The window ATAAATGCTTTTACCGCAGAACCAGATACGCCTAGGTTTTCATCTACCAATATGTctgtagatttattataaaatcgaGAATACAAGCCGTTTGGGCATCACAAAGTTCCAATATTTTCACTCCAAATCGACTtcttttatttggaatattttgctgaaaataagccttcccttccataccatcaaactttcatctatgcataaatcttggaaagattgaaatttttccctgattttgcTACGCACATTGACGAACtctagtttatttatctattttatttcatttttatctgggtctctcctgtgaattatcaacgaaatgtttttttcccttgtgaattGTCAACGAAATGTAGAGCTAGAATTCGATGAAATCTGTCCCTTGCCATCagccttctcattctccttttgtCTAGTTTGCCTCAAGCGTAATCAAGTAATCAACGATGCGACGTTTACTTAGATGCGACATGATCATAATCACACACAGGAAGCGTACCATTTCGTTCACAGTAACCTGGGCAAACTTTCGCATATATTTTGGTACTGCATCTCCAATTGTAATCAACAAGGAATCTTTATAACGGGTGTCTCTCCAATAGTCAGCCACATAAAAGCGTTatcgaaaaattgaaaaacatgatCATACTTCGGAGtacttcctttgaattttcattcgcattacatcttgacgtaatgccctgccactgccgtcaaatacgaaatctcggGGCTGGAACTTACTGGCAACCCACTCCCACATCACCTGAGTCAACTCGCAGTCACTCTATCCGACTTCTTTCAATACCGTTACTTTCGTTAGGTAGcagattttcgttatttttactgtcggttgaaatttcatcactgtctcttgcaccaggcgtataattatacatttaattgccttctaaatcccattcattttcatatctagaaaattaaccaagaagtctacaaaataattatcgtCATCGAGAGCTCTTCTCTCGATCTGCCGGCGGTCAAGCTCGAAGATGTCGTACGCTTGACTCCTCCTCCTACgacatattgatgaaaaataatgaattttagggaaatgcacacatttatatgaattcacaGTATGACAACTGGCAGATTGTAACCATATCAAGTAAAAACAGGCCAATAGTTCAATCATCAGTCTTCCACATGAAAGGAAATTGCCAGTGACCGTATACGATACACCCGTGTTCTGGGATACCTTAGGAAACGTATCGTATACGACCCAGTCGTATTCAAAGGGTTAATATTCTAGACTGAAGGTTCTCACTGAAAGGATTAGGTGAAAAATGTAGATATAATGCCGTCACTGAGATGATATTTCTCAGTGCAGTGGTAGCCCATTTTGTTGTACAGTTTTTTGATTAATGTGAATGTGGTTGTATACTATAACAGGCTAACTGAACCAGTGGCTTGTGCAtgcaaaacattatttttatatattttcatcttcTCTTTTCCATTTTCAACATATGCTTACCTGAAGATCTTATGAATACTGTGCATAGTAGTTCATTTGTGCCATATTCATTGTAGTGAATATTCTTTTATTGTATTATCGTTTCCTTATCTTCAGATCTTGAATGTGTTGGTTAGGTAGGGTCAATATACTAACCTTATTCAACATACATAAAGTAACCTCGATCAGTTTTCAAGATCGCAaaccttatttttttatgccaGGATGCCGCAACTTCAAGCTCGTATAACTGTTCTGAGCCACTAATGAGCAAACCttttgtctttcaaaagtacTATTATCTTTTACCACAGTTAATAAACTTAATAAACTTGCATGTCTTACCTCACCAATAATTAGTTTTGGTGAAGAAGCAGTGTAGTACAGAATTTTTGTGATGGTTTCAGACTATTCCCCCTGATTGTTCAAAGCCTTTGATGTTGCCCGagacatattttgttttcacGACGTTTTAGCAAATTCACTAACTTGTCCCCCTGTTACATCAGATGTGCTCCCCACACCCGATGACACGGCCATTATCATGTACACCTCTGGGTCAACTGGAACTCCCAAGGGTGTCATCATGTCCCATTTTAACCTCGTCAACGCCATCTTGGGCTACGCCGTCGGGTTTGAAGCCAGAGACAAGGATGTGTATCTAGCTTACCTGCCTCTCGCTCACGTATTGGAATTAATGGCTGGTaaggcagttttttttaattagattgatatgataattataaaactgtctttgtgtatttattaatatttagacTTAATAAAATAACCATGAAAGGTTCTGTTGTagcattttaaaagttttattcttcATAACAGATGCTATCATAGAATGTAATTAATGTTTTAGGGATTATAGAATTCTTTCAGAAATTTCTTAATTCTGTCATCAAACCTGTGTTAGAAAATCAGGAGAAAGTTATGTAAATGAATTCATAGTTGTACTCTCCACTTGAGATGTGTAGTTTCTGTCAGAAGCTCAACAATTTTAACTTGATTTCAACAGAGGCGATGATGATCATGTACGGCGTACCGATGGGTTATTCAACTCCCCTGACAATGACAGATCGTTCCAGCAAGATTAAAAGGGGCAGCAAGGGAGACTGCACCATCTTGCAACCTACCATGATGGCTGCTGTACCAGTAAGTAGCTGCAATATCGTGTACTGTATGTATTAATAGTTgcaggaaaatttatttttataacaataCTAGGTAACATATCTCTGCTTGGTATTTTAGAAGTGGCAGACAGgcattccatttttgcttctgAATTTTTGTCCCTAGCTCATCCTTGACCGCATCTACAAAGGCATCTTGGAGAAAGTAGAATCGCAAGGTCCTTGGCTAACTCAGCTGTTCAGTTACGGACTGGAGTACAAGATCAACTGGATGCATCGTGGGTGGGACACGCCCATCTGTAATTGGTGAGTCTGCTCGTGttttctctcctgttaagatatatatagtgtcaTTGTGAATGTCTAAGTAGTTTACACCCCTTTAGATATATTCATCAAATCCGGCAGCACTACACTTAATACCTCGATGAAGCACGCACATCAATGTGTCAGGATTGTGTGTGGTAGCGATAGAACTCCGAGAGATTTCTTGGGCACAAGAATCTTTTATTTAGTTTACTATGGCATTCCTTTTGTCATTACTCATGCAGTATACTGAATTGATTGATTTTGCAAAGTTTGAACATTCCCAAAACAGATTCTACCTGAAACAGGCATAACAAAGTATGCTTCAGCCAAATGCATTGTGGGGAAAACAACAATAGAACTATACTGTATGACACACACAGGCTAGAAAAGCAATACAGGACTGGGCAATGCACCAGCGTAAACGGTCTCACATTACAGATTACTCAACATACATTTTACATAGAAATTAGAATGGGCCAAAGTTGACACTATGCagtgaataataattattcagtaatggtgtacatataaataaaaattctttccatTTCTTGTTTCTGGTTCTGAtgaaaagtaaagtaaaactagAATTACAgttgaatattatattttatttattatactacTACTTTTATTGCTGCTTTCAGAAGTCCGTAAAATGATCCTTCTATACCCTCAGGGTGGTCTTCCGGAAAATCCGCGCCCTTTTGGGAGGAAAAGTGAGAATTATGGCTGTTGGCGGAGCTCCCCTTTCGCCTGAGACTCACGACTTCATCAGGGCCAGTATTGGAGTCCCCGTTTTGCAGGTGAGCATTTCCTGTGACTCCTCATCTGATGACGACTGGAAATCTTTGTGTCTTTTTATACTTGACGCTTGTTGTTCACCATGTTTCACGCAAGAGTACAATTTCTGGTTAAGAACCAGTCCATCATTGTCATGATATGTAGCAGATGGTCTGTCTATGTTAGTATTTGAAGATCAGAACCTGCCTGCAGTCATGAACATACCCACCTTCCTTTGATGCCTGCTTATATACTTTCTGTACTGTATAATGTATAATGGATAGCTGTAGAttggttttacaaaagataggactTTATCAATTAGCAGGTATTTGTTGTGTATTTTTGCCTTTACCAGGTATTTGTCTTGTCTTTTTGCCTAGCAGTAAACCAACTTTGGAATGACCGTAAGGGAGAAAGGAAGAAGTACTTAATGTGAAAAATAATCAGAGTTGCTGTAGATGGATTATTGACAGTAGTATTGatgtagtttaaccagacatAGTAATATTAAGTAGTTAAAATATCTAACTTGCAGGTCTGGCCAATactgtttataatttatttttagacaTTTACAATTGTAACAATTAAAAAATACTAGCAATCTACGGTTTGATGTTATATTGCCCTGGCTATCCCATTTACTTCATGttagaaaaaatgttttaatgcTAAAAATTGTGAagtaaaaaattttcaatttattgaGTGACAATGTCTGAAGGGATATTTTACTTGGAAAACAAGAAACAGTCTATATAATTCCTGTTTCATACCTCCATCAGCAGTAGCACAAAGAGTTTGATGGAATATAGTGGAaacttattttagttttctgataaACTACGCAGCTGACGGTAAATTTTTATTTCAGGGTTACGGTCTTACCGAGACCTGTGCGTGCGCCAGTCTGATGGACGAATTTGACATGTCACGGGGTCGTGTTGGCGCCCCTTCGCGGATCTGTGACATCAAGCTCATTAACTGGGAAGAAGGCAACTACAGAATAACGGACAAACCAAGACCCTGTGGTGAAATTGTCATTGGTAAGAGACTTGAAACCATATCAGGAGTTGATGGAAATGAAGAATACTGTACGAGAATTAACAAACATATTGTACCTCGATTTGTTTTAGGTTATCTGTTAATTTTGATAGTTGTACTCCTTCTGACAAGTAGATATATCTACTTTGACATTCATTGTATTTCACAAACCTAACTAAAGGAAGACTTACATTTAAGGTCATATTTAGAGCATAATACTTCCAACAGTAGAATTAAACCAGCAGNNNNNNNNNNNNNNNNNNNNNNNNNNNNNNNNNNNNNNNNNNNNNNNNNNNNNNNNNNNNNNNNNNNNNNNNNNNNNNNNNNNNNNNNNNNNNNNNNNNNNNNNNNNNNNNNNNNNNNNNNNNNNNNNNNNNNNNNNNNNNNNNNNNNNNNNNNNNNNNNNNNNNNNNNNNNNNNNNNNNNNNNNNNNNNNNNNNNNNNNNNNNNNNNNNNNNNNNNNNNNNNNNNNNNNNNNNNNNNNNNNNNNNNNNNNNNNNNNNNNNNNNNNNNNNNNNNNNNNNNNNNNNNNNNNNNNNNNNNNNNNNNNNNNNNNNNNNNNNNNNNNNNNNNNNNNNNNNNNNNNNNNNNNNNNNNNNNNNNNNNNNNNNNNNNNNNNNNNNNNNNNNNNNNNNNNNNNNNNNNNNNNNNNNNNNNNNNNNNNNNNNNNNNNNNNNNNNNNNNNNNNNNNNNNNNNNNNNNNNNNNNNNNNNNNNNNNNNNNNNNNNNNNNNNNNNNNNNNNNNcggtcctcttcagccaacttgtgcaaacggtcgaaagTTTGCTGTTTGTCACGTTTTTGTATTTTGTGAGAATACAGTATCATAtgcattattgtggcttttaactcatcatCTCCATGGAAGCTTTGCCAGTATTATTTAATACCAGCCCCATGGGAATGAAtgtcaaaacataaaaagaaaggcAAGAAATATTATGGTAATAGAAAATTTATGGTAGAATTTGGTTATTTGTCTTATTAAGCATGATAAGGAGACTTAAGAGCAAAGCATAAAAATTTCAATATCAATTTATTGCAATAAGGTAAGACAATACCACTGAAAAAGGCTACAAAATAAACcttatgaaatttataaaaaattcttAATTAACTTCTGGGCTACTTTAAACCATAATTGCACTGTAgatttaaaaattatgatttctgtatattttagaatatgttgtaaatgattttatgttaatTCTGGTTGTAAATTagtaatttcatacaatcaacttacctgtcagatatatacatagctaagactccgtcgtccccgacagaaattcaaatttcgcggcacacgctgcaggtaggtcaggtgatctaccgtcctgccctgggtggcaggattaggaaccattcccgttttctatcatattttttctgtcgcttggaatgtaaacaacgtttgcagttcc is drawn from Macrobrachium nipponense isolate FS-2020 chromosome 47, ASM1510439v2, whole genome shotgun sequence and contains these coding sequences:
- the LOC135204825 gene encoding long-chain-fatty-acid--CoA ligase 4-like, producing MQELVVTIGITLIKVGVFVYDIITYPIYAVVQQPWKRRSLMNRTRAQPVPVSEGLCYRNVDPPKAFQIEIERANIKTVEQALTYSCKKHGTKKALGTRQVLSEFEEVQKNGKVFKKLELGEYTWLNYEEVDAMARNFGKGLRVEGHQPKENIVIFAETRQEWLISAIGCFKQNLPVCTLYATLGDEALIHGINETEVRHVITSHELLPKFKHLLARCPKVTKITYFKDPIKETDLTGYKEGIIFNSFEEIVEKGRTADYSDVLPTPDDTAIIMYTSGSTGTPKGVIMSHFNLVNAILGYAVGFEARDKDVYLAYLPLAHVLELMAEAMMIMYGVPMGYSTPLTMTDRSSKIKRGSKGDCTILQPTMMAAVPLILDRIYKGILEKVESQGPWLTQLFSYGLEYKINWMHRGWDTPICNWVVFRKIRALLGGKVRIMAVGGAPLSPETHDFIRASIGVPVLQGYGLTETCACASLMDEFDMSRGRVGAPSRICDIKLINWEEGNYRITDKPRPCGEIVIGKRLETISGVDGNEEYCTRINKHIVPRFVLGYLLILIVVLLLTSRYIYFDIHCISQT